From the genome of Nitrosopumilus sp., one region includes:
- the metG gene encoding methionine--tRNA ligase, whose amino-acid sequence MNKRAIITSALPYANGEIHLGHVASTYLPADVTTRFLKQNRVEAYYVCASDDFGTPILIQSEKEGKTTSEYVAHWNKRDYEDFSAFNIRFDFFYKTSSPENIAFVQDVFKKLNDSGHIYEKEIIQFYCKKDDKFLPDRYVKGICPYCKAQDQYSDLCEKCGRVPEEIADPKCALCGQPPTKEKTNHYFYRLTTFGDDLSKWLDENEHLQKDVKKYVQNWIKTGLIDWDITRDIPWGVPVPLDDAKGKVFYGWFDNHLAYISTAMKFLNDKGIDGKEFWNSADIYHFIGKDIVYHHYLFLTSMRLGLQSEYKLPDFIPTRGHLTLQGKKISKSRNWYIGLKQFLEYYPADYLRFYLVSINPYSQDDLNFDWDDFTTRINSELIGNLGNFVNRALGFTKKAFDGKVPETESFDEKDSEAQQKINNLATDVGALMEQNHLDRSLKKIMEFSSYFNQYFQHKEPWKNGPGTANCVYLSVNAARSLTIAAFSFMPESAQKIWNQLGLEGNVNSCSWSEMSELKIPSGHMLGDSSPLFVKVEKSDIAKHKTELGPAE is encoded by the coding sequence ATGAACAAAAGGGCCATCATTACAAGTGCATTGCCATATGCAAACGGTGAGATTCATTTAGGACATGTTGCATCTACATATCTTCCCGCAGATGTTACAACCAGATTCCTAAAACAAAACAGAGTGGAAGCGTACTATGTCTGTGCATCCGATGATTTTGGAACACCGATTCTCATTCAATCAGAAAAGGAAGGGAAAACAACATCCGAATATGTCGCCCATTGGAACAAACGAGATTATGAGGATTTTTCTGCATTTAACATCCGGTTTGACTTCTTTTACAAAACCAGCTCCCCTGAGAACATTGCATTTGTTCAGGATGTCTTCAAAAAACTAAACGATTCTGGACATATTTATGAAAAAGAAATCATCCAGTTCTATTGCAAAAAAGATGACAAATTCCTGCCTGACAGATATGTCAAAGGCATCTGCCCATACTGCAAGGCCCAAGATCAGTATTCAGATCTCTGTGAAAAATGCGGACGTGTTCCTGAAGAGATTGCCGATCCCAAATGCGCTCTGTGCGGTCAGCCACCTACCAAGGAAAAAACAAACCATTACTTTTACAGGCTAACAACTTTTGGGGATGACTTGTCAAAGTGGCTGGATGAAAATGAGCATCTTCAAAAAGATGTAAAAAAATATGTTCAGAATTGGATCAAGACAGGACTGATTGATTGGGACATCACCCGCGACATTCCTTGGGGCGTGCCAGTGCCACTGGATGATGCAAAGGGTAAAGTGTTCTACGGATGGTTTGACAACCATTTGGCATACATTTCAACTGCAATGAAATTTTTAAACGATAAAGGAATTGACGGCAAAGAATTTTGGAATTCTGCAGACATTTACCATTTCATTGGAAAGGATATCGTATATCATCACTATCTTTTCTTGACTTCGATGAGATTGGGACTGCAAAGCGAGTACAAGCTGCCGGACTTTATTCCGACCAGAGGACATCTCACATTGCAAGGAAAGAAAATATCCAAAAGTAGGAATTGGTACATAGGACTGAAACAGTTCTTAGAATACTATCCTGCAGACTATCTAAGATTCTACCTGGTATCGATAAACCCCTACTCTCAAGATGACTTGAATTTTGACTGGGATGACTTTACAACCAGAATCAATTCAGAATTAATTGGAAACCTTGGAAATTTTGTAAACCGCGCACTGGGCTTTACTAAAAAAGCATTTGACGGGAAGGTTCCAGAGACTGAATCATTTGATGAAAAAGATTCCGAAGCACAACAGAAGATAAACAACCTTGCAACTGATGTGGGCGCCCTAATGGAGCAGAATCATCTGGACAGATCTTTGAAAAAAATTATGGAATTCTCATCATACTTTAACCAGTATTTCCAGCACAAAGAGCCATGGAAAAATGGTCCCGGAACCGCAAACTGCGTATATCTGTCGGTGAACGCAGCTAGAAGCCTGACAATTGCAGCATTTTCATTCATGCCCGAATCTGCACAGAAAATTTGGAATCAGTTGGGATTGGAAGGAAATGTCAACAGCTGTTCTTGGAGTGAAATGTCAGAATTAAAAATTCCTTCAGGTCACATGTTGGGCGATTCATCCCCGTTGTTTGTAAAGGTGGAAAAATCAGACATTGCAAAGCACAAAACAGAATTGGGACCGGCAGAATAA
- a CDS encoding DUF726 domain-containing protein: MKPVPRISTRGYYDLSNGNTLKNNHYYTYPKNDFRKLVNSKEFTIMIHGLRNDNAGAVAKVTLAKNRLGKLGYDHPVVGFSYDSNVTGAHLMKQAKHALAVGQKIAKKNGRNLGKFIEDFKITSPKTKIRLMGHSLGSQVILSTLEYLAKRKGNTGIIESVYFFGASVTEDVPSSKKYGKILQTVVNTKILNHYAPKDEVLNWANNEKYVKGPLGLNGSIGKPVSKYRQKRVKPKNHRFVSYSEVLNSYP; encoded by the coding sequence TTGAAGCCTGTTCCAAGAATTTCAACCAGAGGCTACTATGATCTATCCAACGGGAATACTTTGAAAAATAATCATTACTATACGTATCCAAAAAATGATTTTAGAAAATTGGTTAATTCCAAAGAATTTACAATAATGATTCACGGGTTAAGAAATGACAATGCAGGAGCTGTTGCAAAGGTAACATTGGCAAAAAATAGATTGGGCAAGCTAGGCTATGATCATCCCGTCGTTGGTTTTAGCTACGATTCAAACGTTACAGGAGCTCATTTGATGAAACAGGCAAAGCATGCACTTGCAGTCGGCCAAAAAATTGCCAAGAAGAATGGTCGAAACCTTGGAAAGTTTATCGAAGATTTCAAAATTACCAGTCCCAAGACCAAGATTAGACTGATGGGACATTCCTTAGGCTCACAGGTGATTTTGAGTACGTTGGAATATCTTGCAAAAAGGAAAGGAAATACAGGAATCATTGAAAGTGTTTATTTTTTTGGTGCATCTGTAACAGAAGATGTCCCATCTTCTAAAAAATATGGCAAAATTCTTCAAACAGTAGTCAATACAAAAATCCTAAACCACTATGCTCCAAAAGACGAGGTTCTCAATTGGGCAAATAATGAAAAATATGTCAAAGGTCCGTTGGGTCTAAACGGTTCAATAGGCAAGCCAGTAAGCAAGTATCGTCAAAAACGGGTAAAACCAAAAAATCACAGATTTGTAAGCTATTCGGAAGTTCTGAATTCATATCCATAA
- a CDS encoding elongation factor Tu, with product MVRSVNFVILGKQDIATEFGKKGTETDLTLYDRKESDVIKTWVVPSGFPDKIQPLFQAINLAEYAILYVDKLDKFTGEQIIALDSLKKEKGILSHTFDVDETKLDMMIKGTVVENYVKVDHDMIKEEMDKFEPITNDDPSEMVIDHCFDVKGVGTVILGKVINGKIKQYDNLKLYPAGIDVLVKSIQMHDDPVTESISPARVGLAVKGVKPDDVGRGDIISEEGAVDVKTEIELDFQKSPFYKNDIAENQGCLVSIGLQIKAAKFTSISPLNLTFEKPVACKTGQIAIILKPESTTIRILGSGAIQ from the coding sequence TTGGTCAGGTCAGTAAATTTTGTAATTTTAGGAAAGCAGGATATCGCAACTGAATTTGGTAAAAAGGGTACAGAAACGGATCTTACACTTTATGACAGAAAAGAATCAGATGTGATCAAGACATGGGTTGTACCTAGCGGATTTCCGGACAAAATACAACCCCTTTTTCAGGCAATCAATCTAGCTGAATACGCAATACTCTACGTTGACAAACTAGACAAGTTTACTGGTGAGCAGATAATCGCACTTGATTCATTGAAAAAAGAAAAGGGAATTTTATCTCACACTTTTGATGTTGACGAAACAAAGCTAGACATGATGATCAAGGGTACGGTGGTAGAAAATTATGTAAAAGTTGACCATGACATGATAAAAGAGGAAATGGACAAGTTTGAGCCAATTACAAATGATGATCCATCTGAAATGGTAATTGATCATTGCTTTGACGTCAAAGGTGTCGGGACTGTAATTCTAGGCAAGGTAATTAATGGAAAAATAAAGCAGTATGACAATCTGAAACTCTATCCTGCAGGAATTGATGTTCTGGTAAAGTCAATTCAAATGCACGATGATCCGGTGACTGAATCCATCTCTCCTGCAAGGGTTGGATTGGCAGTAAAAGGTGTCAAACCTGATGACGTGGGACGTGGCGACATAATTTCTGAAGAAGGTGCAGTAGACGTGAAAACAGAGATTGAGCTAGACTTTCAAAAAAGTCCTTTTTACAAAAATGATATTGCAGAAAATCAAGGCTGTCTAGTAAGCATAGGATTGCAGATAAAAGCTGCAAAATTCACATCAATTTCTCCGCTAAATCTGACGTTTGAAAAACCGGTTGCATGCAAGACCGGTCAAATTGCGATAATTCTAAAACCGGAATCCACAACAATAAGAATACTTGGAAGCGGCGCAATACAATAG
- the ilvC gene encoding ketol-acid reductoisomerase, translated as MMAKTWKDNDISLDPIKDQTIAVIGYGIQGDVQANNMKDSGLKVIIGLKEGGNSWKKAEADGHKVMSVADATKQADIIHILIPDMIQGQVYKDDIEPNLSEGKALSFSHAAAIYWKWIEAPSNVDLIMVAPKGPGSKVRETYLENFGTPSIVAVEQDFTGKAWDRTLGIAKAIGSARAGLIKTAFKEEVETDWFGEQADLCGGAASMVTNAFETLVEAGYQPEIAYFEVLHELKLIVDLIQRYGINGMWRRVSETARYGGLTRGPMVMDSASKANMKKVLTMIQDGTFNKEWISEYQSKGKESFDKYMKEYDAHQIEKVGKEMRKMMWPDSTE; from the coding sequence ATCATGGCAAAAACATGGAAAGATAACGATATCAGTCTTGATCCAATCAAAGATCAAACGATTGCTGTAATCGGTTATGGAATCCAAGGTGATGTGCAAGCTAACAACATGAAAGACTCAGGTCTTAAAGTGATAATCGGTCTTAAGGAAGGCGGTAACAGCTGGAAAAAGGCAGAAGCTGACGGTCACAAGGTAATGTCTGTTGCAGATGCAACAAAACAAGCAGACATCATCCACATATTGATTCCAGATATGATTCAAGGTCAAGTATACAAAGATGACATCGAACCAAATCTTTCAGAAGGAAAAGCATTGTCATTTTCTCATGCAGCTGCAATTTATTGGAAATGGATTGAGGCCCCAAGCAACGTAGATTTAATCATGGTTGCGCCAAAGGGACCAGGCTCCAAAGTCAGAGAGACGTATCTTGAAAACTTTGGTACTCCATCAATTGTTGCAGTAGAACAAGACTTTACAGGAAAAGCTTGGGATAGGACACTAGGAATTGCAAAAGCAATAGGAAGTGCCAGAGCCGGACTAATCAAAACTGCTTTCAAAGAGGAAGTGGAGACGGATTGGTTTGGTGAGCAGGCAGATCTTTGCGGTGGTGCAGCTTCTATGGTTACAAATGCATTTGAGACTCTAGTTGAAGCAGGATATCAACCTGAAATTGCATACTTTGAAGTTTTACATGAGCTTAAACTCATCGTAGATTTGATTCAGAGATATGGAATCAACGGAATGTGGAGACGTGTAAGCGAGACTGCCAGATATGGCGGACTGACACGCGGACCAATGGTTATGGATTCTGCAAGTAAGGCAAACATGAAAAAAGTTCTTACCATGATTCAAGATGGAACATTCAACAAAGAGTGGATTTCTGAATACCAAAGTAAGGGTAAAGAATCCTTTGACAAGTACATGAAAGAGTATGACGCACACCAAATTGAAAAAGTTGGTAAAGAAATGCGTAAAATGATGTGGCCTGATTCCACAGAATAA
- a CDS encoding methylmalonyl-CoA mutase yields the protein MKQKTASRSIKILVAKLGLDGHDRGALVLCRAFRDAGMEVIYSGLFATPDRIAQIAEDEDVDAVAMSLLNGAHGTLFPRVVKTMKKKGIKDVLIVGGGVIPEIDHKDLVKSGVDHVFGPGTPLPTIIDHITTGVSKLRKI from the coding sequence ATGAAGCAAAAAACTGCATCTCGAAGTATCAAAATATTGGTCGCAAAACTGGGTCTTGATGGCCATGACAGGGGAGCTCTTGTACTTTGTAGAGCGTTTAGAGATGCAGGAATGGAGGTAATCTATTCTGGATTGTTTGCAACTCCTGACAGAATTGCACAGATTGCAGAGGATGAAGACGTTGATGCAGTGGCAATGAGTCTGCTCAACGGGGCACATGGAACCCTTTTCCCAAGAGTAGTAAAGACGATGAAGAAGAAAGGAATCAAAGATGTGTTAATTGTAGGCGGTGGAGTTATTCCAGAAATTGATCACAAAGACTTAGTTAAATCCGGAGTGGATCATGTGTTTGGTCCAGGTACACCATTGCCGACAATCATTGATCATATCACAACTGGCGTTTCTAAGTTAAGAAAAATATAA
- the tfb gene encoding transcription initiation factor IIB (stabilizes TBP binding to an archaeal box-A promoter; responsible for recruiting RNA polymerase II to the pre-initiation complex) — protein MSKQGQSSNPTCARCGKNSILTDEVTGENFCGKCGYVITEKSQESGPEWRSFQKDGGADPARTGAPSSLMIHDMGLSTVINPLNKDASGKPLSTSMKSTIERLRTWDSRSQVHASVDRNLRQALSDLNKLKDKVSIPANVLEKAAYIYRKALEKKLVRGRSISAMIAASLYAACRDTETPRTLKDVADAANVKRKDIARCYRLLHHELELKMPVVDSIQCIARISSKLEISEKTKRYAVKVLKEAQERKESAGKDPMGLAATALYLSCVKNGVSITQRDLAEAAGVTEVTIRNRYKGLKADQSLNSK, from the coding sequence ATGTCAAAACAAGGTCAAAGTTCCAATCCAACATGCGCACGTTGTGGAAAGAATTCCATACTGACTGACGAGGTCACAGGTGAGAATTTTTGTGGCAAATGTGGTTATGTGATTACTGAGAAATCTCAAGAATCAGGTCCTGAATGGAGGTCATTTCAAAAAGATGGCGGTGCAGATCCTGCAAGAACTGGGGCTCCTTCATCATTAATGATACACGACATGGGATTGTCAACCGTAATCAATCCGCTAAACAAGGATGCTTCAGGAAAACCACTATCCACATCCATGAAGAGTACCATTGAAAGACTAAGAACATGGGACAGCAGAAGTCAAGTTCACGCATCAGTTGACAGGAATCTGAGACAGGCACTAAGTGATCTGAATAAACTAAAAGACAAGGTATCAATCCCTGCAAATGTTCTTGAAAAAGCAGCTTACATTTACAGAAAAGCATTGGAGAAAAAGCTTGTTCGCGGAAGATCAATCTCTGCAATGATTGCGGCATCACTTTATGCGGCATGCAGGGACACTGAAACTCCAAGAACGCTAAAGGATGTTGCAGACGCCGCAAATGTTAAGCGAAAAGACATTGCAAGGTGCTACAGACTGTTGCATCATGAGCTTGAATTGAAGATGCCGGTCGTAGATTCAATTCAGTGCATTGCAAGAATTTCAAGCAAGCTTGAGATATCTGAGAAAACAAAACGATACGCAGTAAAGGTGCTTAAAGAAGCGCAGGAACGCAAAGAATCGGCAGGAAAAGATCCAATGGGTCTTGCAGCAACGGCACTGTACCTATCATGCGTTAAAAATGGAGTGTCAATTACTCAGCGAGACCTTGCAGAAGCTGCCGGAGTAACGGAGGTCACAATTAGAAATAGATACAAAGGACTCAAGGCGGATCAGTCCCTTAATTCCAAATAG
- a CDS encoding M1 family peptidase has translation MDDVIPINYQLSFEPDLKKFTFRGTSSVFVDCKKPTKAITMHCAEIEIMSCQVKFNDKIIKANCKTVDKKEELQITLGEKIKGKAVIDLEFNGILNDRLLGFYRSQYRQNGKTKYLATTQFEAADARRAFPCWDEPEAKATFDISIIADNKFTAISNMPIKSKKKVGSKTIYNFMKTPVVSTYLIYLGVGEFEYLTSKINKTQVRVVTTKGNKTKGKFSLELAKKLLTSYEKYFGIQYPLPKLDLIAVPDFAAGAMENWGAITFRETILLYDPKTSSTRTKQFIAEVISHEIAHMWFGNLVTMKWWNDLWLNESFATFMATKFVDKFYPEWDLWNQFVEDAMNVAMGLDSLKTTHPIDVKVNSPVEIREIFDAISYDKGGCVLRMLEHYVGEPNFQKGLKKYLSDFKYKNAKGQDLWDAIGKASKMPVTSMINTWLKQPGFPLVEINQDGNTLKLKQKRYVMEPDKKFSKGLWSIPLSIGLESETSKKLFSKKSTSIKLPKNTIGFVANYGRKGFYRVKYDDGILLDLKMLVDEKRISAIDRWAIQNDLFALCISGDEQVRNYLDFSDAYFNEDSYLASVNVAHNLTSLYFRAFNEPFAEEIRGYVLNYFRKILSNLGWEPQKTDKHTDALLRTFAIAVLGKMDDDDVTEEALKRYNKFLKSPGSLSPDLIETICSIAAWNGDEKTHARLVKLYKNAKTTEEKLRFLGAMCGFQDKKLLRKSLDFSQTSEVRSQNMQMPIMKVAGNPYGDLVLWPWLKTNWKKLNKKVGHGNPLFNRIVASITAVADDSMEREIKAFFKSNPTPGTERTQSQTLERIRINSKFLRRMRKEFKDG, from the coding sequence ATGGATGACGTAATTCCAATAAACTATCAGTTGTCTTTTGAGCCGGATCTCAAAAAGTTTACGTTTCGTGGAACCAGCTCTGTTTTCGTTGATTGTAAAAAACCTACAAAGGCAATCACGATGCATTGTGCAGAGATTGAGATCATGTCTTGTCAAGTGAAATTCAATGACAAAATTATCAAAGCAAATTGCAAGACAGTGGACAAAAAGGAGGAATTGCAAATCACACTGGGTGAGAAAATCAAAGGCAAAGCCGTCATTGACTTGGAATTTAACGGGATTCTAAATGACAGGCTTTTAGGATTTTACCGTAGTCAGTACAGACAGAATGGCAAGACAAAGTATCTTGCCACGACCCAGTTTGAGGCAGCAGATGCCAGGCGCGCGTTTCCTTGCTGGGATGAGCCTGAGGCAAAGGCAACGTTTGACATTTCAATAATTGCAGACAATAAGTTCACAGCAATCTCAAACATGCCAATCAAGTCAAAGAAAAAAGTTGGCAGCAAGACAATTTACAACTTTATGAAAACACCAGTCGTTTCAACGTATTTGATCTATCTGGGAGTCGGGGAATTTGAGTACCTTACAAGCAAGATTAACAAAACTCAAGTCAGAGTGGTCACCACAAAGGGAAACAAAACCAAGGGAAAATTCTCTTTGGAGTTGGCAAAAAAACTTCTCACATCCTATGAAAAATATTTTGGAATACAATATCCGCTGCCCAAATTGGATCTGATTGCGGTTCCAGACTTTGCAGCTGGAGCCATGGAGAATTGGGGAGCCATAACATTCAGAGAGACCATCTTACTGTATGATCCAAAAACATCATCCACCAGAACCAAGCAGTTCATTGCAGAAGTAATTTCTCACGAGATTGCACACATGTGGTTTGGAAATCTGGTTACCATGAAATGGTGGAATGACCTGTGGCTAAACGAAAGCTTTGCAACATTCATGGCAACCAAATTTGTAGACAAGTTCTATCCCGAATGGGATTTGTGGAATCAGTTCGTAGAGGACGCAATGAACGTGGCAATGGGTCTGGATTCGCTAAAGACGACACACCCAATAGATGTCAAAGTGAATTCTCCAGTAGAAATTAGAGAAATTTTTGATGCGATTTCTTACGACAAAGGCGGATGCGTGCTGCGAATGCTTGAGCACTATGTGGGAGAGCCAAATTTCCAAAAAGGACTAAAAAAGTACCTGTCAGATTTCAAATACAAAAATGCAAAGGGGCAAGACCTGTGGGATGCAATCGGCAAGGCATCCAAAATGCCCGTAACATCCATGATCAATACGTGGCTAAAACAGCCAGGATTTCCACTAGTTGAGATCAATCAGGACGGCAATACGCTGAAACTCAAGCAGAAGAGATACGTGATGGAGCCAGATAAAAAATTCAGCAAGGGCCTGTGGTCAATTCCATTGTCCATAGGATTGGAATCTGAAACAAGCAAGAAACTGTTTTCTAAAAAATCAACATCCATAAAATTACCTAAAAACACGATAGGCTTTGTTGCAAATTATGGTCGAAAAGGGTTCTATCGCGTAAAATACGATGATGGAATTCTCCTTGATTTGAAAATGCTAGTTGATGAAAAACGTATTTCAGCCATAGACCGTTGGGCAATACAAAATGACTTGTTTGCACTTTGTATTTCAGGAGACGAGCAGGTTAGAAACTACCTTGACTTTTCTGACGCATACTTTAACGAGGATAGCTATCTTGCGTCAGTAAATGTCGCACACAATCTGACATCATTGTATTTCCGTGCATTTAATGAGCCGTTTGCAGAAGAGATCAGAGGATATGTTCTAAACTACTTTAGAAAGATTCTTTCCAACTTGGGATGGGAACCGCAAAAAACAGACAAGCATACAGACGCATTGTTGCGTACGTTTGCAATTGCAGTACTGGGCAAAATGGATGATGATGACGTAACAGAAGAGGCCCTTAAACGATACAACAAGTTCCTAAAATCCCCCGGTTCACTGTCACCTGATCTGATAGAAACCATTTGCTCGATTGCAGCATGGAACGGGGATGAAAAGACCCACGCCAGACTGGTCAAACTATACAAAAATGCCAAAACTACAGAAGAGAAGCTTCGTTTCCTTGGAGCCATGTGTGGATTTCAAGACAAAAAACTTCTTCGCAAGTCCCTTGACTTTTCGCAAACATCTGAAGTGCGTTCTCAAAACATGCAGATGCCAATCATGAAGGTGGCAGGCAACCCGTATGGGGACCTGGTTTTGTGGCCATGGCTGAAGACGAATTGGAAGAAGCTAAACAAAAAGGTGGGACATGGGAATCCTCTCTTCAACAGAATCGTTGCAAGCATTACTGCAGTGGCAGATGATTCCATGGAGAGGGAGATCAAGGCATTCTTCAAAAGCAACCCCACTCCGGGCACTGAAAGAACACAATCCCAAACTCTGGAACGCATCAGAATAAATTCCAAGTTCCTCAGACGCATGAGAAAAGAGTTCAAAGATGGCTAA
- a CDS encoding methylmalonyl-CoA mutase, translating into MAAKKSTKAKAPEKKIYTDSTYQVKRIYQKSSKKKTAEDAGKYPFTRGIHPGMFRERFWTMRQYSGFGDAKLTNKRFKFMLEKGQTGLSMAFDLPTQIGYDSDSPQAEGEVGKVGVSITSIKDMMTAFDGIPLGKVSSSMTINSTASTLLAYYIAVGEAQGFKSNELRGTTQNDILKEYIARNTYIYPPEPSMRLIGDMIEYCAEKVPSWYPVSISGYHMREAGCTATQEVAFTLANAIAYIQTCIDKGLKIDEFAPRLSFFFCCTIEFFEEVAKFRVARKVYAKILKEMFHAKNPRSLQLKFHTQTSGESLTAQQPNNNIVRVAIQTMAAVAGGTQSLHTNSRDEALALPTQESAKIALRTQQIVAHESGITKTADPLAGSYYLEELCDQIEADVWKYLKKIQRMGGSVKAIEKGFFQSEIRANAYRLKKETDEEERVIVGVNKYSEEEEQPDLLRIDGRIEIQQKKALKKLRDSRDSKKLEDALSAMKSAADTEENLMPYIVTAAKAFATTGEISNTFREVFGEYRPKEVF; encoded by the coding sequence ATGGCTGCAAAAAAATCAACAAAAGCAAAGGCACCAGAAAAGAAAATCTATACTGATTCAACCTATCAGGTAAAGCGAATCTATCAAAAATCATCCAAAAAGAAGACTGCAGAAGACGCAGGAAAATACCCGTTCACCAGAGGAATTCATCCAGGAATGTTCCGTGAAAGATTCTGGACCATGAGACAATATTCAGGATTCGGAGACGCCAAGCTTACCAATAAGCGATTCAAATTCATGCTTGAAAAGGGTCAGACGGGTCTCAGCATGGCATTTGATCTGCCCACTCAAATCGGATATGATTCTGATTCGCCACAGGCCGAAGGCGAAGTAGGAAAAGTCGGAGTATCCATCACATCAATCAAGGACATGATGACGGCATTTGACGGAATTCCTTTGGGCAAAGTAAGCTCATCAATGACAATTAATTCTACGGCATCCACACTTTTAGCATACTATATCGCAGTGGGGGAGGCACAGGGATTTAAGAGCAATGAGCTTCGAGGAACCACGCAAAATGACATCCTAAAGGAATACATTGCGAGAAACACCTACATCTATCCTCCAGAGCCATCAATGCGACTAATCGGTGACATGATAGAGTATTGTGCAGAAAAAGTTCCATCATGGTATCCTGTTTCAATATCAGGGTATCATATGAGAGAAGCAGGATGCACTGCAACACAGGAAGTTGCGTTTACTTTGGCCAATGCAATCGCATACATACAGACTTGCATTGACAAAGGATTAAAAATTGACGAGTTTGCACCGCGTCTTTCGTTCTTCTTTTGCTGTACCATAGAATTCTTTGAAGAGGTTGCAAAGTTCAGAGTTGCAAGAAAGGTATATGCAAAAATTCTAAAGGAAATGTTTCACGCAAAGAATCCTCGTTCACTTCAGCTAAAATTCCACACCCAGACCAGTGGAGAATCACTGACGGCACAACAGCCAAACAACAACATTGTAAGGGTTGCCATTCAGACAATGGCTGCAGTTGCTGGCGGCACTCAGTCGCTTCACACCAATTCACGAGACGAGGCTCTTGCACTTCCAACTCAGGAATCTGCAAAAATTGCACTCAGAACCCAGCAGATCGTAGCCCATGAAAGTGGCATTACAAAGACGGCAGATCCTCTTGCAGGATCATACTACCTTGAAGAACTGTGTGACCAGATTGAGGCCGACGTATGGAAATATCTTAAGAAAATTCAAAGAATGGGCGGCTCAGTAAAGGCAATTGAAAAAGGATTCTTCCAGTCAGAAATTAGGGCAAACGCGTATCGCCTTAAAAAAGAAACAGATGAGGAGGAGCGAGTCATCGTGGGAGTAAACAAGTATTCTGAAGAGGAAGAACAGCCAGACTTGCTCAGAATTGACGGCAGAATTGAGATTCAACAAAAGAAGGCACTCAAGAAACTGAGAGATTCCAGGGACTCAAAGAAATTGGAAGATGCACTATCCGCAATGAAAAGTGCAGCAGATACAGAAGAGAACCTCATGCCATACATTGTTACAGCTGCCAAGGCATTTGCAACTACGGGTGAAATCAGCAATACGTTCAGAGAAGTATTTGGCGAGTATCGTCCAAAAGAAGTCTTCTAA